Sequence from the Populus nigra chromosome 17, ddPopNigr1.1, whole genome shotgun sequence genome:
AGAGCTGGTGGGCTTGGAGGAAGGTGGAGTTTGGTGTTGGTTGTTGCTTTGGTGAGCTTCTTGAAGATGAACTGGGGGAGAATGGTTAAGATCATGCAGAAGAGCAAGAAGATGTAATTATTAATGTGGATGTAAAGTATTCATGTCAATAATCGAGGCCATCGTTATAGCATATAAATGGCTGGTTATAACCCACTATTTCTATTAGCGATTCGTTACTAACAGTTACGTAACCAGCAAAACAAGTTATGGGTTGTGTTCAAGTTTCACAAGCAGACGAGACATTCACTTTGCCTACTTAGCCGACAACTACCGGAAGTGAAGAATTCACATTCATGTGCAGATTGCTTTTGAAAATGTTATACTTTCCTTTCCTGTTTCTCACGTTCcaacaaattaacaaaatccTAAAACTAAAGTTGGGCGCATATGAATGGGGCTGACGAGCAGCTTAATAATCAGTGAAGGGTTTGCTCCCTCTAAAATTTCGCCTCTTCTACCATCTCCACTGGGGCAAAACTCCACGACACACAATTAGCCCATTTCACTTAAAATCTCTTGTGATCTCTAagtgcctttttttctttttaatgatacACCAAGGCAAATTAAAGCACACATCTCAAAGTGCAGGCTTTAGGTATTGGGGACTATAAAGGAAGTTGAGGTATGATCCCAACTCGTAAAAATACATAAACCACTTATATTAGATTCTAAGAAAAGGTACCCGGCACAGTCACAAAAAGTCGCACAACGGGGTACTTTCAGACCTGGTGGTGTATGAAAACAGTTTCTGCTGACGCAGTTAATACCTTCTGTTTAGAATTCCCTGTCAAGTTATTAACcattataaaatgaaagaacTTACTTGAATGGTAGTCAACCAATAACCTGTGTCATCCATCTGAAACATAACAGCCAACTTATCATCTATAGCAATTTTTGCTTCCCTTTGTTTTTGCCAGATACACTGAACTTGGCTAATTAATGACTGGCCATAAACATACAATAAGCTAGGccagaaaaacagaaaacacttGCAAAACAGTTAAAGGCAACATGCTGGGAAACCCCAATTAGTTCCAACAAGGACCTTAGGAAGTGGATTATGACTCAGTAGTAGATGAAACAGGCAAATTCAAAATCGCTAACACTTTACATTGTCTTTCAACAGTTCTGTTATATCTTCAAAACAATCAATATACCCAGATGTAAATCCACATAACATGAATTGGCAAAGGTATTTGATCTTCCCTTCAAATGTAAGGTTGAAATCCCTATTTCCCACAACTATCAAACTATCAGATGTATATAATAAGCAGAGTAGACCGTGAAGAAAGCTAGCTACCATTACTTTAGCAGCAATACATAAAACTGCCACTAGAAAACCATTGTTACAAAACAAATATCCTCCATCCAATGGAGGCCTGCTTAAACTCATCTGTCATCTAAACATATGCATCAGCAACGAACCAAAAGCTGATCACATAGACATAAGCTTAAGACCATTATCTGGGGCACCCATCCCGGCAGCTAAGTCAGCATCAAGTTGAGTATGCGGTGCAGGTCCCATCATTTGCTTTACACTGCATTCAGCAAAAGTAACATCAGACTATATATATCCTATCCACTATTTTAAAGACAATTAAAGTAGACAAATCTGTTGAGGTTCTTCTTGGTTATCTCCAGGAATAAACAAGACATCAGAGGAAAACTGACCGCTTCTTGTGACGTTTGGTCTTGAAGTGCTCGTCCCTCACACTCACATTAGCAAAGTAACGGCTGCCcaaattagttttaaaagaaaagctgAGCAACCAAAGCAGAGCAGCAAATttgtaaaaaagcaaaaaaaaatcttttacatACTCGCAGTGCAGACAGTAATATTGGCCCATGCCAGGTAAATCCTCGTCAAGAGGCAACGTTGCCTCCTTCATCTCCCCGTCAGGCTTTTGCTGCAGCTCCTCATATACCGCATCGTCGCGTGAATCAAAATTATCAAGTCAAGGAATTTCAAGAGAAcaaatatgtgtatatatatatatatattaagacaaattaataataagGATATCTTTGAGTAGAAATTTTGAGCGCCGAGCCGTCTTGTGAGAGTATCTTCTCTTCTTCACCTTCCTGCTTGGACACTTGCCTCCCATtttcttttagggttttgatTTATGGGGGAAAGAGAGATTGAACTGCTCTTTATAGCGAACACTGTAACCGACGTCGTTTTAGCCTCCGCTCATCCTTTAttgattaatagaaaaaattaccCTCCTATCTTATAGTGGAGTccgagtttaaaaaaattaccatttgcataaaaaattactttggtGAGTGTATAACATTTTACCGACGTCGTTTTACAtgatttcttctccttttcttttcaaactaCAAAAGCACAAGCAACTTGTTTTCCTTTCAACACATTGAAAGAGTTTAGTTGCATAATttggcgagagagagagagagagactaaaATAGGGCTACCTTATGATTCAAACAAACCTGAAAGTCAATAGATACTTGAGCCCTCAAATGTCATTTGATTCAGGGAATAAAAAGTCAGAATTATTTTTCCAGGTGTAAACTACCAAAAACAACCTCCATAAAGATATTAGATATTCAGAAGAAGGATATTCAAGAATCACCTAGAAGAGAAGAGATTGTGCAAGGCTATTATTCTCCAGGTAGTTGTAAACTAAAATTCTATGATTTCCTTCTACACAAGAACCATATAACTTAACTAAAATTTCAAGGACTATCTCTAACATTGTTTTAATCTCTGCTAAGAATCCTGACACCCCTTGTCTCAGTAGAAGGttgacgagagagagagagagagagagagagagagagagagagagagagagagagagagcaaaacAATCACGTTGAAacacaaatcaattttaatagtaattttattctttgatttggGAAAAATTAGACTATCTGTCGAAGAAAGAGATAGAATTGAAGAGACAAAGTAGTTTGACATATATGACTCCTTTGTttggcaaaaaaataattttttaaaaataattttttaaatttttttttatgtttatttaccattagaaaaattagtcaatagaaaatactttccaattaaaaaaattttggcttagttttcaagaaaatgttttcctttaattttggacagaaaacactttccgaaagttgtgaaaatttagaaatgtcatattatttgctgattatatcaaatttgatcctcaaacttttgattgctatatatattttgttttgaatattttttttaatttcatcccttagaatttaatttttatattaactttggttcttatttttataattgttattttcttttctcttatcattttttaattgaaattttttatctatcaaatttggtcctcattcttttgattgttacttattttatttgaaataatttataaaatgataattattattattttaattttttcatctgtcaatttttttatttgttagatttgatctctattattttgattaattattatttattttatttgagataatttatgaaattatattttttttaatttcattctcattcaactttttaatttgtaagatttgtttttcattattttaataaacttgaaaaaataaaaaattaataagttatttttcagctcattttccatgacataaccaaacactaaaaagtgtattccaacttatttttcattacactaccaaatatcgaaaaataatttacttttccggaattcactttaaaataaaactaatttccAGTAAACAAACGGGgtcttaatgtttttaattattaaaatatatacaaggatattgtggttattttattatattaaaaaattgtttttgttctagattgtaaattataattttttaaaactttataagaaagtgtaattataattaaattataggaTGCTAAAGGTAATTTCCCCTTTAATTTATAATCCTCGTATACTTTGTTTAAATGAGATTTAACCAAAACATTATGTATAAATCCTCATGTTGCTTCAAATCagtataattttgtttttgtttttatttattaaagtatCAATCCTATTTTACATACAATACAATTagtttcaaattcttttatcaTTTGGAATTGTTTTTGGCTTATGGTCATGGTCCCACTTCACTACAAcctggataaaaaaattacagacaTTGACAATGCTTTTTATATCATTACATGagttaatattttcttagtatACTTGATCACGTGATTATTGTTGACCAGAATTAGCatgtcataaatataaaaaacatataatgacATAACCTTaatctttgtatttatataaatacatttatCAACTTCATTGattttcatgtcattttttaatagCTTACATCAAACCATATAATGACTTGACAAgtttatagattttattttcttgttcattaaCAACAAACCTCTAGAGTTGTTCCATATAAACCTTTTCTTCTGAGTCACCATTTAAGAAAggtatttttcattcatttaatgaatttcaagctttttaatagttattataaatattaatattcatatGAAAGTTATTCTTGATATAAGtgaatatatatcaaaataatctacaTCTTCTTGTTATCTAACTTTTTTCCCAACAAGTCTAACTTTGCGAAAATTACCATAAgctttcatatttcttttgaaGATCCATTTATGGGTAATGGTTTACCGAGAGGAAGATCTACTAGTTCTCATGTATGTTTATTTATAATGGATTCTATTTCATTATCGAATGCCTTCTTGTAATAAGAAGCTTCAAGACGTGACATTGCCTTGGAATATGTCTAAGGTTCATTTTCTAACAAGTATGTTAGAAAATCGGGACcaaatgttttggttttttttcccctttcactTCTTATCAACTCAACTTTATCATCTTCTAATAGATGATGGCTACTTAAGCTAGCCCCAATTGTTCTTTTAAGTGAACAATTTTCTTGTGTTTCCTTCTATGGAAACACTTCTTCGAATAATGCAACATTTCTTTATTCCATGATAGTATTATGATGAATATCTTCAATACTTGAATTGATTACAAGAAATTGATATGCAGTGTTATTGTAAGCTTATTTGATAAATACATAATTCACATTTTTAGGGCTCATTTTTATGGGtactttattaattatataattgatagttaaaattgcCTCCCCCAACAAATTATGAGGTGCTCTCGAACTTATTAACATGacattcatcatttcttttaaagtGTATTCTTACATCATGCAATGTCATTTTGTTGAGGTGAATAAGAAGTAGTAGTTTGgtgaataatatcattttagaaaaagaattttCCACCTGTATAACTTTTTATTACCTATATTTTCTTATGAAGTTGGTTTTTAACTTCATTCTTgtaatgtttaaatattttaagagcCTCATTTTTGCTTATAAGCAAATAAGTATAACAATACATCGTGCAATCATCTATAAAAGTAATGTAATACTATTTCTCATCTCTAGTttgcataaaatttaaatcactATTATCCGAGTGAATTAAACTTAGAggttcactacttctttcaatTGAATGACAATAagtttttgtgaattttgattttatacaaATCTCACActtatgtttttctaaaaagTCATACAAGGtaataaatcaagatttatTAACATTTATATAGGTTATAATTCACATGGCCTAAATTGTCATGCCACATATCACAAGACTcaagcaaataaaaagaatatgtattattattattatccatgGTTATGATAGTCATTACATTCATTTTTAAAAGGTTATCACTAAAATACCCCTCTCTTACGAACACTTTATCTTTAgagaatataaatttttcacTCAAAGACCAACTTAGAACTATTTTTGCTTAACAACAATCCAGGCATTAAGTTCATTATAATGTCAACAACATGAAACATATTGTTGAGGCTTATTGGTTTTTTAGAAGTCATGTTCAAAATAACTTTCCCATCACCTAATAACTTGGAGGTTAATGAATTCTTCATGTACAATTATTCATCATTCACTTCTTTATAAGTGAAgaatatccttttcttaatGCATACATGTCTAGTTGCATTAGTTTCAACCCACCACTAATTAAGACATTTAAtcaaattgacttcaaaaacaataataaacatgTTCATTTCCAAAACTTTATCAACAAGGTAATCAACCTCATTGATATTGACTTCagtaatcattattttttttgggttacttTGTTgagccttatttttataaccTTTGACTAGGTGTCTTGTCTTGTTATAGaaaaaagatcaattaaaaGGTTTGACAATACTTTTTCCCTTATTAACAAGCTTTGgcttttggtttttattgtgGAACTTCACCACTAGCTCCACAAAGTTTGCTTTAGAGGCTATACCAAAAgagttggcttttttttttttttccagacaaCTTATTATCCTCATTTAGCCTCAAGATGAGGTCTTAAAATCTTATTTCTTTGCTCTTATGCTTAAGCAAATTTTTGAATTCTTTCCAAGATGGTGAAAATTTCTCAATAATTGCAGTCACTTAGAAGGATTCACTTATAAGCATTTCTTTAGCATAGATATCATGCAAAGTGATTTGAAACTCTTGAACTTGACTCATAATGATTCGTAAGTCAACCatcttaaaatctaaaaatttaccGACTTTGAACTTTTCCATACTGAAAATTTCAACCTTGAAGTTTTTGTCCAAAGTTTTCAAAAGTGCCTTTACACTCTTTATTGAActatacatattatatttttattgtccaATGTATTCAAGATGTGGTTCTTACACATGAAATCACCATGATTCCACCATCCAAAGCTACCATAATAATATAATCAATCATATTCATTATTTGACAACtttgatgcatttttttaaaagaacctTTTCAAGTTCAAGGTGGTCACATGAAGCAGCATTTTATGTAGCCATCTCTTAAAGTCTCTCTAGTTAGTATATAGTAATAGGTGGGTATGATTTTTAACTTCCTATTGTTTTCCAATTTGTCACAAGTAACTAGATATGCGATCATTTAATGTTTAGTTCATAATCATGCAAAGCTACAATTTCATTCTAAGCTTGCAATCATAACAAAAGACTAGTATACATACAAAGCAAGTGTTAAATCATACATAAGAGATTGAAACTAACtcctaattacaaaaaaatgaaagaattgtaGCTCTCGACACAAAACActataacaacaacaatgtttttcttttgttttggtctCTAGGCTTGTGTATGCTTTggttcctttatttatttttctttttatttggtcaTTTGACATTGCTTTTGGTTTGCAAATGGTTTTggtgatttattttcaatgctTATGTATAGAGATCTTAAGGTGTCGAGAAAATATaggtttgaaaatattttttgaaacaaaattcaatttattttatttagaataattagagtttcaaagatcaaatttaaaggtaaaaaacatgtttaacaCCTTTCCCCCCCAAATTCAGGGATTGATTTGCATAGTCAACGAGGAAattcatgttctttttatttttatatcagtctcttaaatttaatttaattttcaattcgaTCCCTTTTCATTAGCTTTATTTAAGATTtaacttgatattttattttgattgcctTGATACTAGGATCTTGCAATATCAGGGGAGATTTACAGTGCTCGGTTGAtgctcaattttaaaaaataaaatagaatttgactcatttaaaacaattaatgttgaaggaccaaaatcaaaattatacaaGCATGGGGATTGGGGTCAATGGGCAAGGAAAATAGGTTGGTGTGTGGGTAGCATCCTCATTCTTCAAACAAAGCTTACGATGAATTTTGGCAATCGAATGGTAAATTCTGTGACGATGTTTGAAGCGTTACGCCTCAATCTTCATGGTGGTTCGGTGAGTGTAGGTGAAGCATCTTTGGGCtctgatgagttttttttctctcttctttttttcttctcttctccttgaGAATCGTGCTGACTTGCCAAAATATAAAGGTCcccttcatttattttgtgtATCACATTTGgtcatcattattttgattgctatttattttgttttgaattctttttttgattgattttgtttttatttttttcccttactatttggtttcatttaatttttatatcagacTTAATCCtcgttctttttatttataattattttttcaattgatttttttttcaatttcatccctccatattttgtttaatttaattttttatttcaaatttgacgctcattcttttgattattattgtttttaattatttttaattatttttttattttatccttcctTATTTAATTGATTGGGGATTTTACTTCGTggctttttcatgtttttcttttatgggGTTAGCCTCAGcctcatgacccgagtcatgagtttCAAAGATTATGTTGAGTTAACTTTTGGTGTTTTTTATgtccttttataattttttttatttcatctttcaatataaGGTTGGTTGGGGATTGAGATTCATGATTtagttttactttattttttgaaggGTTTTCTTGATCTCATGTCTTGGATTGCAAGAttaacgggttaacccgggttatattgaattttttttttcagtttcgcTCTTCAGTATTGGGTTGTATAAGATTTgagcttcatttttttattcaattttttttctacgaGGTCATCCTGATCTCAAACTAGTTAGTGTATTTGACAGGTCGACTTGGGCGGACTcaagttattattttataatttcatctttcaacatttgatttgctgggaattgagcttcaattttgtttctttctgtgGGGTTATCAcattctcatttgatttttgttttgttatcaaatattgAGAGGATATCTTTCCATAACATTGAcaagtgtttatttttcaagttgatcattgtattttttttagtttaacttattttaatttaacttatttattgTCGttgcctatttttttaaatcatattgtTTGGTTAACCGCGCTTATTGAGTTAAGTCAAGTctcagatttttcttctttaaaaatgcTATCATCGCCTCAACatcctttttttatgttgagaAAAACTTGGCTAGACCCGTAGCGTAGCGCGGGCTGCCAATCTAGTATGCATACTAAAgcatatattcaaataatactTAAAGTAAAAACAAGTAAAGTACTTACTTATTGAAGCTTTTAGAATTTgttcaagtttaaattttattgttgtcaATGATTAAACCTTTGACCATAAGACTTTATTGCTCCTTAATTGATATAAAAGGATTTTCTTCAATAAGCCTCATAAGATTTCAACAATACCAATTTATTTAAATGCACTCCTAAATAAAGTTCAATAAACAGAAAGAAATTATACTCAATATCTCTCCACCAAGACCGAACATAAGCTTGAGAATAGaaggaaataataaaagaataagtctaagaaaaaccaacaaaaaaaggaataaactcAAGAAATTTCATCTGACTTTTTATCAATCCAAAACACCTATTTATAAGACTTGAAAACCAAaacattaatttcttataattcataaatctttataattcattaattatgatgaatgtTCATAATACATGAATGCtcatatatagtaaaaaatatttatgaatgttcatagtttataaattactcataaCAATAATCTTTCTCATCGTATTAATTCATATACTAAGACATTTTATGGACTAAAAGAAATCTTCAAATAGGGACTTAAtagtaaattttcttttataaaccaAACTTAAGCTCAAACTTATGAGCCTATAAACACG
This genomic interval carries:
- the LOC133676958 gene encoding uncharacterized protein LOC133676958, yielding MGGKCPSRKVKKRRYSHKTARRSKFLLKGDDAVYEELQQKPDGEMKEATLPLDEDLPGMGQYYCLHCDRYFANVSVRDEHFKTKRHKKRVKQMMGPAPHTQLDADLAAGMGAPDNGLKLMSM